Proteins from a genomic interval of Caulobacter rhizosphaerae:
- a CDS encoding glycosyltransferase family 4 protein codes for MKKKRVAIVIPEGLSGRGGIVRVTAYLTRHIQAHIPDIETHVYRSRYSDNAVLKHLTAPFALAAFALQCGIGRIDVAHLNVAPRGSTLRKQLYQAVAKALGMRTVLHLHGSGYDEFYADLTVKHQAAVRAFFARADAVVALGDHWKRFMLTELRLPLAKVVEIPNGVPAAPAVARAPNAVPAIAFLGEVGHRKGVDVLIDALAQLKADGLDFAVTIGGNGDLETARAHAERAGVLDRIDFPGWVDEAGADKVLRGADLLVLPSRAENQPVAILEAMARGLPVVSTRIGGIPQQVLDGETGLLVEPDDVAQLAQALATLIQSPERRAAYGQAGLRRFEAHFSVAACAERFAELYRSL; via the coding sequence GTGAAAAAGAAACGAGTTGCGATCGTCATTCCCGAAGGCCTTTCGGGCCGCGGCGGGATTGTGCGCGTGACGGCCTATCTAACGCGCCATATCCAGGCGCACATCCCCGATATCGAGACGCACGTCTATCGCTCGCGCTACAGCGACAACGCTGTGCTCAAGCACCTCACCGCCCCGTTCGCCCTGGCCGCCTTCGCGCTGCAATGCGGGATCGGACGCATCGACGTGGCGCACCTCAACGTCGCGCCGCGCGGATCGACCTTGCGCAAGCAGCTCTACCAGGCCGTGGCCAAGGCGCTGGGCATGCGGACGGTCCTGCACCTCCACGGCAGCGGCTATGACGAGTTCTACGCTGACCTGACGGTCAAGCATCAGGCCGCCGTGCGGGCGTTTTTCGCCCGGGCCGACGCGGTCGTGGCCCTGGGCGACCACTGGAAACGGTTCATGCTGACCGAGCTGCGGCTGCCGCTGGCCAAGGTGGTCGAGATCCCCAACGGCGTGCCAGCCGCCCCCGCCGTCGCGCGGGCGCCCAACGCTGTTCCGGCGATCGCCTTCCTGGGCGAGGTGGGCCATCGCAAGGGCGTGGACGTCCTAATCGACGCCCTGGCCCAGCTCAAGGCCGACGGCCTGGACTTCGCCGTCACGATCGGCGGCAACGGCGACCTGGAGACGGCCCGCGCTCATGCCGAGCGCGCGGGCGTGCTCGACCGGATCGACTTTCCAGGCTGGGTGGACGAGGCGGGCGCCGACAAAGTGCTACGGGGCGCCGACCTGCTGGTCCTACCCTCCCGCGCCGAGAACCAGCCCGTGGCGATCTTGGAAGCCATGGCCCGGGGGCTTCCCGTCGTGTCCACCCGGATCGGCGGCATTCCCCAGCAGGTCCTTGACGGCGAGACCGGTCTACTGGTCGAGCCCGACGACGTGGCGCAACTGGCCCAGGCCCTGGCCACCCTGATCCAGTCGCCCGAGCGACGCGCCGCCTACGGCCAGGCGGGATTGCGGCGGTTCGAAGCGCATTTTTCCGTTGCGGCCTGCGCCGAGCGGTTCGCCGAGCTCTACAGGTCGCTGTGA